A single window of Pseudarthrobacter defluvii DNA harbors:
- a CDS encoding SAM-dependent methyltransferase: MNEHPEQHQDTHQQDAHGHQPQGYEAHGNHAHDGGGPPEAAGGGMDAASVWDERYRTKARLWSGKPNPQLVREAGGLRPGKALELGCGEGADAIWLAQQGWSVTAVDVSAVALERAHSHELAELARESVHASNGEVGSRISWQLADLTQWQPEASYDLVTSQFLHSQELDWRVPLRTAASAVKPGGTLLVVGHHPDRLPPWGNDHHKHRDMFYTADDLVRELGLGGPEWQLEVLTSRERPVTGPEGQETTIADVVVRATRLA, encoded by the coding sequence ATGAACGAACACCCCGAGCAGCACCAGGACACGCACCAGCAGGACGCACACGGGCACCAGCCGCAGGGGTACGAAGCGCACGGTAATCATGCGCACGACGGCGGCGGCCCGCCGGAGGCGGCCGGCGGCGGAATGGATGCCGCTTCAGTGTGGGACGAACGCTACCGCACCAAGGCCCGGCTCTGGAGCGGCAAGCCGAACCCGCAACTGGTCCGTGAAGCCGGCGGCCTGCGCCCGGGGAAGGCTCTGGAACTGGGCTGCGGCGAAGGCGCCGACGCCATCTGGCTTGCCCAGCAGGGGTGGTCCGTGACCGCCGTCGACGTTTCCGCCGTGGCCCTGGAACGGGCGCACTCGCACGAGCTGGCGGAGCTGGCACGGGAAAGCGTCCACGCGTCCAACGGGGAGGTGGGGAGCCGGATCAGCTGGCAGCTGGCAGACCTGACGCAATGGCAGCCGGAGGCTTCCTACGACCTGGTGACATCGCAGTTCCTGCACTCCCAGGAGCTCGACTGGCGGGTTCCCCTGCGGACCGCGGCCTCAGCGGTGAAGCCGGGCGGAACCTTACTGGTGGTGGGCCACCACCCGGACCGGCTGCCGCCATGGGGCAACGACCACCACAAGCACCGGGACATGTTCTACACAGCGGACGACCTGGTGCGGGAACTGGGGCTTGGCGGTCCGGAGTGGCAGCTTGAAGTCCTCACCAGCCGGGAGCGTCCGGTGACCGGACCCGAAGGGCAGGAAACAACCATCGCCGACGTCGTGGTGCGCGCCACCCGCCTCGCCTGA
- a CDS encoding DUF1206 domain-containing protein has protein sequence MKQVVDKAEDVTNSRVLEILARSGFAASGILHLLVGAIAVRLAVGGTGSADFSGAVAELATMPVGPFLLWGSFAACAALSLWQAGDAIFDFNHQPTRKKVKNKAKPTLQAIVYAILALTVWHFVTGTGTGGDNRKATSDFTIAMMQAPGGVALLVLIGLAVAVTGVVYGIRGPKKSFEKQLRMPSPGPARTAVTALGVAGYVAKGTVLLLAGLLIVIATIKEHPEDSTGLDGGLRALRDQPMGPYLLAAVGAGLVCYGAYMIMRARLAKMTK, from the coding sequence ATCAAACAGGTGGTCGACAAGGCCGAGGACGTCACGAATTCCCGAGTCCTCGAGATCCTGGCCCGGTCCGGGTTTGCGGCCAGCGGCATCCTGCACCTGCTGGTGGGTGCCATTGCCGTCCGGCTGGCCGTGGGCGGTACGGGCAGCGCCGACTTCAGCGGTGCGGTGGCCGAGCTGGCGACCATGCCGGTGGGCCCCTTCCTGCTGTGGGGCAGCTTCGCCGCCTGCGCCGCGCTGTCACTCTGGCAGGCGGGCGATGCGATCTTCGACTTCAACCACCAGCCCACCAGGAAAAAGGTCAAGAACAAGGCCAAGCCCACGCTGCAGGCGATTGTGTATGCCATTCTGGCCCTGACCGTCTGGCACTTTGTTACGGGGACGGGGACAGGCGGGGACAACCGCAAGGCCACCAGCGACTTCACCATCGCCATGATGCAGGCCCCCGGTGGAGTGGCTCTGCTGGTCCTGATCGGCTTGGCCGTGGCAGTGACGGGCGTGGTGTACGGCATCCGGGGACCGAAGAAATCATTCGAAAAACAGCTGCGCATGCCGTCCCCCGGACCGGCCAGGACCGCAGTGACAGCCTTGGGTGTGGCGGGGTACGTGGCGAAGGGAACGGTGCTGCTGCTGGCTGGCCTGCTCATCGTCATCGCCACCATCAAGGAACATCCGGAGGACTCCACGGGCCTGGACGGCGGCCTGCGGGCACTCCGCGACCAGCCGATGGGCCCCTATCTCCTGGCGGCCGTGGGAGCCGGGCTGGTTTGCTACGGCGCGTACATGATCATGCGGGCCCGGCTGGCCAAAATGACCAAGTAA
- a CDS encoding MFS transporter, whose product MTDATNAEVGMQQRRADSGEPQGRARAGSSLVELSTLVDAEIDELPAPEPTRVGSRRALAYLGVCLVLIGLNLRSVFSSLSAVLPEVTSQAALPGWSVVVLTTVPVTLLGVFAPLAPVLARRFGAERVLLGAMALLTAGLLLRPVDTGAGLAGSGHLPALLVGTAACGAAIALCNVLLPGLVKRDFPHRLGLMGGLYTTAICASAALGAGFTYPVYTATGEWTKALWVWAVPAAVVLLLFLPVALRQGTVRHQAVRDGVNVWRSSVAWQVTIFMVLQAMMSFSGFAWLAPILRERGVDGATAGLIVAVCIVLQMLGSLFAPALAARFRDQRAINTVVALMTGGGFVLSILGPLDLIWVWAGLLGLGQGSLTAAALTLIMLRTRDGHTAAHLSGMMQGVGYGVGSTGTLMVGQLHQATGSFVPAGILFMVVGLLAAVFGYRSGRNRYVG is encoded by the coding sequence ATGACTGACGCAACGAATGCCGAAGTGGGCATGCAGCAGCGACGGGCTGACTCCGGGGAACCGCAGGGCCGGGCCAGGGCGGGCAGCAGCCTGGTGGAGCTCAGTACCCTGGTGGATGCAGAAATCGATGAACTTCCGGCGCCGGAGCCCACCCGGGTGGGCAGCCGGCGCGCCCTGGCCTACCTGGGCGTGTGCCTGGTCCTGATCGGACTGAACCTGAGAAGCGTCTTTTCCAGCCTCTCCGCAGTCCTTCCGGAGGTGACCTCCCAGGCGGCGCTGCCCGGCTGGTCCGTGGTGGTGCTGACCACGGTTCCCGTGACACTGCTCGGCGTATTTGCGCCGCTCGCCCCGGTCCTGGCACGCCGGTTCGGGGCCGAGCGGGTGCTGCTGGGCGCCATGGCCTTGCTGACCGCAGGGCTGCTGCTGCGGCCGGTGGACACCGGGGCCGGTCTGGCAGGCAGCGGACACCTGCCGGCCCTCCTGGTCGGCACGGCGGCCTGCGGCGCGGCGATCGCGCTGTGCAACGTGCTGCTCCCCGGCCTGGTGAAGCGCGACTTCCCGCACCGGCTGGGGCTCATGGGCGGGCTCTACACCACCGCCATCTGTGCCTCCGCCGCGCTGGGAGCCGGGTTCACCTACCCGGTCTACACGGCGACGGGGGAATGGACCAAGGCACTGTGGGTCTGGGCCGTGCCCGCCGCCGTCGTCCTTCTGTTGTTCCTGCCCGTGGCACTGCGGCAGGGGACTGTCAGGCACCAGGCGGTCAGGGATGGTGTGAACGTGTGGCGCTCATCGGTCGCCTGGCAGGTGACCATCTTTATGGTGCTGCAGGCCATGATGTCCTTCAGCGGTTTCGCATGGCTGGCGCCCATCCTCCGTGAGAGGGGCGTGGACGGCGCCACCGCCGGACTGATCGTCGCCGTGTGCATTGTCCTGCAGATGCTTGGCTCGCTGTTCGCCCCCGCCCTGGCTGCAAGGTTCCGGGACCAGCGCGCCATCAACACCGTGGTGGCGCTGATGACCGGCGGCGGATTCGTGCTGAGCATCCTGGGACCGCTGGACCTCATTTGGGTGTGGGCCGGACTGCTGGGGCTGGGGCAGGGAAGCCTGACCGCCGCCGCGCTGACCCTGATCATGCTCCGCACACGCGACGGGCACACCGCTGCCCACCTTTCGGGCATGATGCAGGGGGTCGGCTACGGGGTGGGCTCCACGGGGACGCTCATGGTCGGCCAGCTGCACCAGGCCACGGGGTCCTTCGTCCCTGCCGGCATCCTGTTCATGGTGGTGGGCCTGCTCGCGGCGGTCTTCGGCTACCGCTCCGGCCGGAACCGCTACGTGGGATAG
- a CDS encoding SRPBCC family protein encodes MPQVRAERLIRIDPETAFAFSQTTGEFRLKWDPFISAQGFLDGAQAPGKGVRTRTRSRLGLAMVSQYVSYAPPRNVGMTMLSGPWFFTNFGGGWRFTSDDGGTRAVWKYTFSCRPALLRPVMERIGTWLLGYEIERRIEAFARACEDEALVAEFRARRVQDTGKPGHSAGA; translated from the coding sequence ATGCCCCAGGTACGTGCCGAGCGCCTAATCCGCATTGACCCGGAGACTGCGTTCGCCTTCTCGCAGACCACCGGTGAGTTCCGGCTCAAGTGGGATCCGTTCATTTCCGCTCAGGGTTTCCTCGATGGAGCACAGGCGCCAGGTAAGGGCGTCCGCACCCGTACCAGGTCGCGGCTTGGCCTGGCCATGGTGAGCCAGTACGTCTCCTACGCGCCGCCCCGGAACGTGGGCATGACGATGCTGTCCGGCCCGTGGTTCTTCACCAACTTCGGCGGCGGCTGGCGTTTCACGTCCGACGACGGCGGCACCCGGGCAGTCTGGAAGTACACCTTTTCCTGCCGTCCGGCCCTGCTCCGGCCCGTCATGGAGCGGATCGGCACCTGGCTGCTGGGGTATGAGATCGAACGGCGGATCGAGGCCTTCGCCCGCGCCTGCGAGGACGAGGCGCTGGTGGCGGAGTTCAGGGCACGCCGAGTTCAGGACACGGGGAAGCCGGGCCACTCCGCGGGCGCCTAG
- a CDS encoding RNA polymerase sigma factor, with translation MEEPLVLDTLAQEEIDIFDNAAGTDPAALFAAAYRTFAGPVQGYLKARGLDDPEAVTQDVFLALYPRISNLTGGLQGAKSLIFSIAHARMVDHYRRLERRPQITPYDPQHDGRTTPSAEDHAVELTGGAAAMLEGLSEEHQEVLALRVVADLSIDQVAAIMGKSAGAIKQLQRRALQNLKAQTLKRNQANHE, from the coding sequence ATGGAGGAGCCGCTGGTGCTAGACACTTTGGCCCAAGAAGAGATCGATATATTCGACAACGCAGCCGGAACCGATCCGGCCGCGTTGTTTGCTGCTGCCTATCGAACCTTCGCGGGCCCGGTGCAGGGATACCTCAAGGCGCGCGGACTTGATGACCCGGAGGCCGTCACCCAGGACGTCTTTCTCGCCCTATACCCCAGGATCAGCAACCTCACGGGCGGCCTGCAGGGCGCGAAATCCCTGATCTTCTCCATTGCCCACGCCCGCATGGTGGACCACTACCGCCGGCTGGAGCGCAGGCCGCAGATCACACCATACGACCCCCAGCACGACGGCCGGACCACGCCGTCAGCCGAAGACCACGCCGTTGAACTCACCGGCGGAGCCGCGGCCATGCTGGAAGGACTCAGCGAGGAACACCAGGAGGTCCTGGCCCTTAGAGTCGTGGCCGACCTGTCCATCGATCAGGTGGCCGCCATCATGGGCAAGAGCGCCGGAGCCATCAAGCAACTCCAGCGCCGGGCCCTGCAGAACCTCAAGGCACAAACGCTCAAGAGAAACCAGGCGAATCATGAGTGA
- a CDS encoding protein tyrosine phosphatase has product MSVFTVLATSKVAAGVLAAGTLAVGGTGAAAVSGVLPAQAQQAAHEVFGAPAPKLAAEAAADAQATPAPAATAAVTDALKTAEATAEATGEATAKASATAEASDETVSAKATESAEANTAVDAAGPAALGLCTAFTHGGLDASSKAFSSLSIAAQGEANIKSYCADVVTKVDAAAKAGTEAKGSVSVQAEKPEVPAVPAVPAVPGIDGKTTVPAVPAVPAVPAADGNTVHVPSVSAR; this is encoded by the coding sequence ATGTCTGTGTTCACCGTTCTCGCCACCAGCAAAGTTGCCGCCGGAGTCCTGGCCGCCGGAACCCTGGCAGTAGGAGGAACCGGTGCCGCCGCCGTCTCTGGCGTCCTCCCCGCCCAGGCCCAGCAGGCCGCGCACGAGGTTTTCGGTGCACCCGCCCCCAAGCTTGCAGCGGAAGCAGCTGCTGACGCCCAGGCCACCCCGGCTCCCGCCGCCACCGCCGCAGTGACCGACGCCCTGAAGACCGCAGAAGCCACCGCTGAAGCCACCGGGGAGGCCACCGCCAAGGCTTCCGCTACGGCTGAGGCCTCTGACGAGACGGTCAGCGCAAAAGCAACGGAATCCGCAGAGGCCAACACCGCCGTTGACGCCGCCGGCCCCGCTGCCCTGGGCCTCTGCACCGCCTTCACCCACGGCGGCCTGGACGCTTCCTCCAAGGCGTTCTCCTCGCTGTCCATCGCTGCCCAGGGCGAGGCGAACATCAAGAGCTACTGCGCCGATGTTGTCACCAAGGTTGACGCCGCCGCGAAGGCCGGCACCGAAGCCAAGGGTTCCGTGTCCGTCCAGGCTGAGAAGCCCGAGGTTCCTGCTGTTCCCGCCGTACCGGCCGTCCCGGGCATCGACGGCAAAACCACCGTTCCTGCCGTTCCCGCTGTTCCCGCTGTTCCGGCTGCGGACGGCAACACGGTGCACGTGCCGTCAGTTTCGGCCCGCTAA
- the trmB gene encoding tRNA (guanosine(46)-N7)-methyltransferase TrmB, with the protein MSESPENPQQPHVPRPVTPGTQASFGTYGGRPVSFVRRGTRLQGRRQAAWAEHSERWAVDVPRHVANTSVHPDYTFDAVAEFGREAPLIVEIGSGLGDAICHAAEQNPDTNFLAVEVYTPGLANTIIKINSRGLNNVRVVEANAPEVLATMLPEGSVSELWVFFPDPWHKSRHHKRRLIQPEFARLAARALKPGGLFRIATDWSNYAVHVRDVMAASADFENLHNGERRGPESPLTQVWQSGVESVVGGAPVREGRAPVSTEHTGPNEGVDETGGWAPRFEGRIRTSFEAKAHEAGRLIFDLCYRRRQVPKGEGCSAHAD; encoded by the coding sequence ATGAGCGAATCCCCTGAAAACCCCCAGCAGCCGCATGTCCCGCGGCCTGTCACGCCCGGAACCCAGGCCTCCTTCGGCACCTACGGCGGCCGCCCGGTCAGCTTCGTCCGCCGCGGCACCCGCCTGCAGGGCCGGCGGCAGGCTGCCTGGGCAGAGCACTCCGAGCGGTGGGCAGTTGACGTTCCACGGCACGTAGCCAACACCTCGGTCCACCCCGACTACACCTTCGACGCAGTTGCAGAATTTGGCCGCGAGGCCCCGCTCATCGTCGAGATCGGTTCCGGCCTTGGCGACGCCATCTGCCACGCGGCGGAACAGAACCCGGACACCAACTTCCTGGCGGTGGAGGTCTACACCCCGGGGCTGGCCAACACCATCATCAAAATCAACAGCCGGGGCCTGAACAATGTCCGCGTGGTGGAAGCCAACGCACCTGAAGTGCTGGCCACCATGCTCCCCGAAGGCTCGGTCAGCGAACTGTGGGTCTTCTTCCCGGACCCGTGGCACAAGTCGCGGCACCACAAGCGCCGGCTCATCCAGCCTGAGTTCGCCAGATTGGCGGCACGGGCCCTGAAACCGGGAGGCCTGTTCCGGATCGCCACCGACTGGTCCAACTATGCCGTCCACGTCCGGGACGTCATGGCTGCGTCGGCCGACTTCGAGAACCTGCACAACGGCGAGCGCCGCGGCCCCGAAAGCCCGCTGACACAGGTGTGGCAGTCGGGCGTTGAATCCGTGGTGGGCGGAGCACCCGTCCGCGAAGGACGCGCCCCCGTGAGCACCGAACATACCGGTCCTAATGAAGGCGTGGACGAAACTGGCGGCTGGGCTCCGCGCTTCGAGGGCCGGATCAGGACCAGTTTCGAGGCGAAGGCCCATGAAGCCGGCAGGCTGATCTTCGACCTGTGCTACCGCCGCCGCCAGGTACCAAAGGGTGAAGGCTGCTCAGCCCACGCTGATTGA
- a CDS encoding DEAD/DEAH box helicase, translating into MTTFAALGTPKALADTLSAQGIVEPFPIQVKTLPDTLSGRDVLGRGRTGSGKTIAFAIPLVARLAEREAKHFRKPGRPMGLVLAPTRELATQINATIEPLAKAAGLNTTVIYGGISQARQEKALRAGVDIVIACPGRLEDLIRQRILTLEAVEITVLDEADHMADLGFLPVVKKLMDMTPSQGQRLLFSATLDNGVDKIVQRYLSNPLTHSVDDPQAAVTTMEHHVLVVNDQTVKKQLIVELASGAGRRVLFMRTKHHARKLAKTLTDAGIPAVDLQGNLSQNARDRNLAEFSNGDVRVLVATDVAARGVHVDDVELVIHVDPPTEHKAYLHRSGRTARAGSDGTVVTLTLPEQQTDVKKLMKAAGVDVSFERVTASSPIVAELVGSIAEKVDPRTRAALLAAKAPKQGGGTSTGANAERKRARRQAAPTAGGRGGRGGRGKVAAEAVRTDVPRAERRAVAFEGRTEARAAFDRNAEQNEDRAVAAAAARRNARGRGTAAGTHRNDVPAAGGRSSAGRGSDGRAAEGRGDSRITRSAAPRGGTGRPASGGRPASGGGQRSGRPATGQRAAASGGSKAVWSSNTGGTSGGSYGSGSGSSGNGGSGRPARSGPRRASAPASNERRGR; encoded by the coding sequence ATGACTACTTTTGCTGCCCTCGGTACTCCCAAGGCCCTTGCAGACACCCTTTCCGCGCAGGGAATCGTTGAACCGTTCCCCATCCAGGTCAAGACCCTTCCGGACACGCTGTCCGGACGTGACGTCCTGGGCCGCGGCCGGACCGGATCCGGTAAAACCATCGCTTTCGCTATCCCGCTTGTAGCAAGACTCGCTGAGCGGGAAGCCAAGCACTTCCGCAAGCCCGGCCGCCCCATGGGCCTGGTCCTGGCACCCACCCGTGAACTGGCAACCCAGATCAACGCCACCATCGAGCCGCTGGCCAAGGCCGCGGGCCTGAACACCACCGTGATCTACGGCGGCATCTCCCAGGCACGGCAGGAAAAGGCGCTGCGCGCCGGCGTCGATATCGTCATCGCCTGCCCCGGCCGCCTGGAGGACCTGATCCGCCAGCGCATCCTCACCCTCGAGGCCGTGGAAATCACCGTCCTGGACGAGGCCGACCACATGGCAGACCTCGGCTTCCTGCCCGTCGTGAAGAAGCTCATGGACATGACGCCCAGCCAGGGCCAGCGGCTGCTCTTCTCCGCCACCCTGGACAACGGCGTGGACAAGATCGTCCAGCGCTACCTGTCCAACCCGCTGACCCATTCCGTGGACGATCCGCAGGCCGCGGTGACCACCATGGAGCACCACGTCCTGGTGGTCAACGACCAGACCGTCAAGAAGCAGCTGATCGTGGAGCTCGCCTCCGGCGCCGGCCGCCGCGTCCTCTTCATGCGGACCAAGCACCACGCCCGCAAGCTGGCCAAGACCCTGACCGACGCCGGGATCCCCGCCGTCGACCTGCAGGGCAACCTGTCGCAGAACGCCCGTGACCGCAACCTGGCTGAGTTCTCCAACGGCGACGTCCGCGTCCTGGTGGCCACCGACGTCGCAGCCCGCGGTGTGCACGTTGACGACGTCGAACTGGTCATCCACGTGGATCCGCCCACCGAGCACAAGGCGTACCTGCACCGTTCAGGCCGCACCGCGCGTGCCGGTTCCGACGGCACCGTGGTCACGCTGACCCTGCCCGAGCAGCAGACCGACGTGAAGAAGCTCATGAAGGCCGCCGGCGTGGACGTCAGCTTTGAACGCGTCACGGCCAGCTCGCCCATCGTGGCGGAGCTCGTTGGTAGCATCGCCGAGAAGGTCGACCCCCGCACCCGCGCCGCACTGCTGGCAGCGAAGGCCCCCAAACAGGGCGGCGGCACCTCCACCGGCGCCAACGCGGAGCGCAAGCGCGCACGCCGCCAGGCTGCACCCACCGCCGGTGGACGCGGCGGCCGTGGCGGACGCGGCAAGGTTGCAGCCGAGGCAGTTCGGACGGACGTACCCCGCGCCGAGCGCCGCGCCGTTGCCTTCGAGGGCCGCACCGAAGCCCGCGCAGCATTTGACCGCAACGCGGAGCAGAACGAGGACCGCGCAGTGGCAGCAGCAGCTGCGCGGCGCAATGCCCGCGGCCGCGGCACCGCTGCCGGCACCCACCGCAACGACGTCCCCGCAGCAGGTGGCCGCTCATCGGCCGGCCGCGGATCGGACGGACGTGCAGCAGAGGGCCGCGGCGATTCCCGCATCACCCGCAGCGCCGCTCCCCGCGGCGGCACCGGCCGTCCCGCCTCGGGCGGACGCCCGGCGTCCGGCGGTGGCCAGCGCAGCGGGCGCCCGGCCACCGGACAGCGCGCAGCGGCAAGCGGTGGCAGCAAAGCCGTCTGGTCTTCCAACACCGGCGGAACCTCAGGCGGTTCCTACGGCTCGGGCAGCGGCAGCTCAGGCAACGGCGGTTCAGGCCGTCCGGCCCGCAGCGGCCCCCGCCGCGCGTCCGCACCGGCGTCCAATGAGCGCCGCGGCCGCTAG
- a CDS encoding sigma-70 family RNA polymerase sigma factor: MPLDDDVVEAIYREHGSALRRFVLSATHDPQLAEDVVQETVLRVWQHAPDVNGSFRSYLYRTARNIMIDNYRRSQRRPLEALEGSPTDPVEVMGHVDELLNRVLMEEALLRLGKEHRDVLVALHYRRFTVNEAAVQLNIPSGTVKSRAYYALRALRTILDEMGVER; encoded by the coding sequence ATGCCGCTCGACGACGACGTGGTGGAGGCCATCTACCGTGAGCACGGGAGTGCCCTGCGCCGTTTCGTGCTCAGCGCCACCCACGATCCGCAGCTTGCAGAGGACGTGGTCCAGGAAACGGTGCTCCGCGTCTGGCAGCACGCCCCGGACGTCAATGGCAGCTTCCGCAGTTACTTGTACCGCACAGCCAGGAACATCATGATCGACAACTACCGCCGGAGCCAGCGCCGCCCGCTGGAAGCGCTGGAGGGCAGCCCCACCGATCCGGTCGAGGTGATGGGCCACGTGGATGAGCTGCTCAACCGGGTGCTGATGGAGGAGGCGCTGCTGCGGCTGGGCAAGGAACACCGGGATGTCCTGGTGGCCCTGCATTACCGCCGCTTCACGGTTAACGAGGCAGCCGTCCAACTCAACATCCCCAGCGGCACGGTCAAGTCACGCGCCTATTACGCCCTCCGGGCGCTGCGCACCATCCTGGACGAAATGGGGGTGGAACGGTGA
- a CDS encoding anti-sigma factor family protein codes for MSTNPHHLLGAYVLGGLDPADLTLFEGHLQGCAGCRKELAVLEKVPMLLDSLPVPDAVALTAAPGTAAAGPGVPARLFDELTHRRRTLRRRWAALAGALAAACLAVGLAVGPLLVRPPHPDATYSVASGGGLQVNIDMARKTWGTELAVSGSSLPADGTLSLWVRDRAGGEDRACAWTATPSGKVKVTGATPIQLGSISSVELRDGAQHAVAVITVP; via the coding sequence GTGAGCACCAACCCGCACCACCTGCTGGGCGCCTATGTGCTGGGCGGCCTCGATCCTGCTGACCTCACCCTTTTCGAGGGGCATCTGCAGGGCTGCGCCGGCTGCCGCAAGGAACTCGCGGTGCTGGAGAAAGTACCCATGCTCCTGGACTCCCTTCCGGTCCCCGACGCGGTGGCGCTGACCGCAGCACCCGGCACAGCGGCGGCCGGCCCCGGCGTTCCCGCCCGGCTTTTCGACGAACTGACCCACCGCCGTCGGACATTACGACGGCGGTGGGCAGCACTGGCAGGCGCGCTCGCCGCCGCGTGCCTGGCGGTAGGCCTGGCGGTGGGGCCTTTGCTCGTCAGGCCGCCGCACCCGGACGCCACCTATTCCGTGGCATCCGGGGGAGGGCTGCAGGTGAACATCGATATGGCCCGGAAGACCTGGGGAACAGAGCTTGCGGTGAGCGGCAGCAGCCTGCCGGCGGATGGGACGCTCTCGCTGTGGGTGCGCGACCGCGCCGGCGGGGAGGACCGCGCCTGTGCCTGGACGGCCACCCCCAGCGGAAAGGTCAAGGTCACCGGGGCAACGCCCATCCAGCTGGGGAGCATCTCGAGCGTGGAGCTGCGTGACGGTGCCCAGCATGCCGTGGCGGTGATTACGGTTCCCTAG
- a CDS encoding MFS transporter: MQDSTLSGPRTASGIFRAPYLWVTVGTCALVFLVAFESLAVTTIMPVVSRELNGGSLYALAFAGPLATGVIGMVGAGNWSDRRGPAMPLYASVALFVLGLLIAGTSVSMPMLVAGRLVQGLGGGALTVALYVLVARFFPGTLHPRIFAAFSAAWVVPSLVGPFAAGVVAQVFSWHWVFLGVVVLVIPALAMIVPVLRGLDEHAGLEEREGNGQSHEAGRPKDPGHAKDPGQSPQPVPPWALGRLGWAALAAIAVLALNLSADVSIPAFPAATALLASAAVVLALVAVRPLVPRGTLAARRGLPSVILARGLASASFFGAEVYLPYLLIDQYAFPPTLAGLTLTGGALAWAGAAAVQGRLGSRLPHQSAVQAGSLMVLAAVLLALATAALHWPPAVAIAGWVLAGGGMGLLYPRLSVMTLALSTKENEGFNSSAMSISDSLGGALSLATTGIVFAAFTTAVHSFAGVFAFTAVIGVAAALAAPRVTDRPST; the protein is encoded by the coding sequence GTGCAGGATTCCACGCTCTCGGGCCCCCGTACCGCCAGCGGAATCTTCCGGGCCCCGTACCTCTGGGTAACGGTCGGTACGTGCGCCCTGGTGTTCCTGGTTGCCTTCGAGTCCCTGGCCGTTACCACCATCATGCCCGTGGTCAGCAGGGAGCTGAACGGCGGAAGCCTGTACGCACTGGCCTTCGCCGGGCCGCTGGCAACGGGCGTAATCGGCATGGTGGGAGCCGGCAACTGGTCCGACCGGCGCGGGCCTGCCATGCCGCTGTATGCCTCCGTGGCGCTGTTCGTGCTGGGCCTGCTGATCGCGGGCACGTCGGTGTCCATGCCTATGCTCGTCGCGGGCCGCCTGGTCCAGGGCCTCGGCGGCGGCGCCCTCACGGTCGCGCTCTACGTGCTCGTGGCCCGGTTCTTCCCCGGCACGCTGCACCCCCGGATCTTCGCCGCATTCTCGGCCGCCTGGGTAGTCCCCTCCCTCGTAGGGCCTTTCGCCGCCGGCGTGGTGGCCCAGGTTTTCAGCTGGCACTGGGTGTTCCTGGGCGTGGTGGTCCTGGTCATCCCCGCGCTGGCGATGATCGTGCCGGTGCTGCGTGGCCTGGATGAGCACGCAGGCCTGGAGGAGCGCGAAGGAAACGGCCAGTCCCACGAGGCCGGACGGCCGAAAGACCCAGGCCACGCAAAAGACCCGGGCCAGTCACCCCAACCGGTGCCGCCGTGGGCGTTGGGCCGGCTGGGATGGGCGGCACTGGCGGCGATAGCGGTGCTGGCCCTCAACCTCTCGGCCGACGTCAGCATCCCGGCATTTCCCGCCGCCACGGCACTCCTGGCCTCCGCCGCCGTCGTCCTTGCCCTGGTGGCCGTCCGGCCCCTGGTGCCCCGCGGTACCCTGGCTGCCCGGCGGGGGCTGCCCAGCGTGATCCTGGCACGCGGCCTTGCCTCGGCGTCGTTCTTCGGTGCGGAGGTCTACCTTCCCTATCTGCTGATCGACCAGTACGCGTTCCCGCCCACCCTCGCGGGCCTGACCCTCACGGGAGGTGCACTGGCCTGGGCCGGTGCTGCGGCGGTGCAGGGCCGGCTCGGTTCCCGGCTGCCGCACCAAAGTGCGGTCCAGGCCGGCTCGCTGATGGTCCTGGCTGCGGTGCTCCTGGCGCTGGCCACCGCGGCGCTGCACTGGCCGCCGGCCGTCGCCATTGCGGGGTGGGTCCTGGCCGGCGGCGGCATGGGCCTGCTCTACCCGCGCCTGAGCGTGATGACCCTGGCACTGTCCACTAAGGAGAACGAAGGCTTCAACAGCTCCGCCATGTCCATCTCCGACTCCCTTGGCGGCGCGCTTTCGCTGGCCACGACCGGTATTGTCTTCGCAGCATTCACGACGGCGGTCCACTCCTTTGCGGGTGTCTTCGCCTTCACCGCGGTCATCGGCGTCGCCGCGGCGCTGGCGGCGCCGCGCGTCACCGACCGCCCCAGCACCTGA